ATGAACCACGACTGCGAGACGCAGAAGACCGGGAGCATCGGGCCTGTGCTGCCTGAGTACGAGTACAAGATACGCACGAGAGACGGCCAAGACACAGACGATAAAGAAGGCGTGCTCTGGGTGAGAGGACCGAGCGTTACGCCGGGCTATCTTCACGCGCCGGAAATCACGGCAGAACGTTTTGACGCTGAGGGGTGGTTCAACACCGGCGACTACGTCAAGGCAGAGACGCACGACGGCGAAGAGTATATCTACATTCTCGACAGGGTAACGGACATAATTATTGTGGGTGGGTTCAACGTGTACCCGCAAGAGGTCGAGAAGGTCTTGGCCAAACACCCGGCTGTACATGCGGCTGTGGTTGTGGGAGTACCTCATGAGGTGAACGGAGAGATTCCGAAGGCGTACGTCCAGCTTAACGACGGTGCAGAGGCGACGGACAGGGACATAATCAAGTTCGCGAAGGAACATCTCGCACACTTCAAGGTGCCCAGAAGCGTGGAGTTCGTCGAGGAGTTTCCGCTCTCCGGGACGGGAAAGATTCTGCGGAGGGTACTCAGAGAACGCGCAAGAAGCTGACATAAAGTGATATGATTATCGCACATCCCAACAGCAAATCACAATTTAAGGAGTTATCTCATGGACAAGAAGATTAGGCGCATAGGCGTATTAACCAGCGGCGGGGACTCTCCCGGAATGAACGCGGCAGTAAGAGCCGTAGCCCGCACGGCAATGTATTACGGCATCGAGTGCGTAGGCATCCGCAGGGGCTGGCAGGGTCTCATCAACAGCGACTTTGTGATCCTCAACGCTGACATGGTGAGGCACATTCTGGGACGCGGCGGAACAATCCTCTACACGGCAAGAAGCGACGAGTTCATGACCGAGAAGGGGCGCGAGAAGGCAGTAGCTACGTGCAAGATGCTCGGGCTTGACGGAGTTGTAGCGATCGGCGGCGACGGAACGTTCAGGGGAGCACTCGAGCTTTCGCGTCTCGGTGTGCCGGTAATGGGAATCCCCGCGACAATCGACAACGACATAGGCTGCTCGAACTACACGATAGGTTTCGATTCGGCGTGCAACACCGCGATTGACTGCATCGACAAACTCCGCGACACAATGCAGAGCCATGAACGCTGCAGCGTCGTTGAAGTCATGGGCCGTCATGCGGGCTTCCTCGCGCTGTACGTCGGAATAGCAGTCGGAGCTACGTCGGTGCTTGTTCCTGAGGCTGAGCTGGACTTCCAGAAGGACGTAGTTGAGAGAATCCAGAACGCCAGGCTTTCAGGACAGACACACTTCATGGTAGTTGTGGCTGAGGGCGTTGGGAGTGCAATAGACATCGGCAAAAGGATTCATGAGGCACTTGGCCTTGATCCGCGCGTTACGGTGCTCGGGCACATTCAGAGGGGCGGTGCTCCTACGGGAAGAGACCGCGAGACTGCCACGCGAATGGGCTATTACGCAGTGAGGGCGTTCGCTGAGGGCAGGACAGGAAGCGTAATCTGCACGCGCGAGGGCGGAATAGTCGAGACACCGATAGAGGAAGCCTTAGCGATGACGAAGCATCTTCAGATGGACAGGTACAAGATACTTGAAGCGATTTCGGCGACAGGAGAGCATCCTGCAAACTAGAATGCACGAAGCAAGCATAAGCAGTTATGATTCTCCGCTGGGAAAAATCATGATTGCCTGTGATGATGAAGGATTGACCCTGCTTTCTTTCGGACAGCCTTGCGCTGAGGAAGGGGCAGGGCATCCCGTCATTAATGATGCTAAAAGGTGGCTGGATGTGTATTTTGCGGGTGATGTTCCTGACTTCACGCCGCCACTGCATTATGAGGGGACGGACTTTCAGCGCAGGGTGTGGAAGGCTCTGCTCGGAGTACCTTACGGACGGACGACGACCTACAAGGCAATAGCTGACGAGTTAGGTTGCAGGTCAGCTCAGGCAGTCGGGCAAGCGGTGGGACGCAACCCGATAAGCATAATCATTCCGTGCCACAGGGTAATTGGTTCTGACGGAAGCCTGACGGGTTACGCCGGAGGACTCGAACGTAAGGCAGCACTTCTCCGGCTTGAGGGCGTAAAAATATCCCCCCTGCCTTAACTGACAGGAGGGAACTTCTTTCTTCTCTTAGTCTTCGTGCATCACGTGTGCGCACCGTCTGCACAGTCCGTGTTCGTTCGGGTGCTCCTCGTACTTCCAGCATCTCGGGCACTTCCCGCCCTCCGCAACTCCTCCAGCAAGCTCTAATCCCGTAGTCTCGTCCTTTAAGGTTCTGCTCAGCATCAGCTCGTCAGCCCACTCAAATTTTGAGACTATCGCGATGTCCGCAAGCTCTTCCGCCGTGAATGCCTCCGCTATCTTGGCCACAGCGTCCGTCTTCTTCATCTGCACGCGCGC
This genomic interval from Synergistaceae bacterium contains the following:
- a CDS encoding methylated-DNA--[protein]-cysteine S-methyltransferase, with translation MHEASISSYDSPLGKIMIACDDEGLTLLSFGQPCAEEGAGHPVINDAKRWLDVYFAGDVPDFTPPLHYEGTDFQRRVWKALLGVPYGRTTTYKAIADELGCRSAQAVGQAVGRNPISIIIPCHRVIGSDGSLTGYAGGLERKAALLRLEGVKISPLP
- a CDS encoding 6-phosphofructokinase yields the protein MDKKIRRIGVLTSGGDSPGMNAAVRAVARTAMYYGIECVGIRRGWQGLINSDFVILNADMVRHILGRGGTILYTARSDEFMTEKGREKAVATCKMLGLDGVVAIGGDGTFRGALELSRLGVPVMGIPATIDNDIGCSNYTIGFDSACNTAIDCIDKLRDTMQSHERCSVVEVMGRHAGFLALYVGIAVGATSVLVPEAELDFQKDVVERIQNARLSGQTHFMVVVAEGVGSAIDIGKRIHEALGLDPRVTVLGHIQRGGAPTGRDRETATRMGYYAVRAFAEGRTGSVICTREGGIVETPIEEALAMTKHLQMDRYKILEAISATGEHPAN